One Cucumis sativus cultivar 9930 chromosome 1, Cucumber_9930_V3, whole genome shotgun sequence DNA segment encodes these proteins:
- the LOC105434470 gene encoding histone H2B, with the protein MPPRRSRRVVGSVVRTTTRVVEETVQVAVVEKESQDLTQEPDMAETPDGGGEMFRRTVPVEEIKAHPQQPISHPVSEDFELRRATDSTSQLTEDTAVTPEMEPKIRKGKKGRRRRKKKKEKKREIKEGKRRSKKSGGGGGREGYKRYVFKVLKQVHPEVGISGQAMLILNNFMNDMFQRLAEEATKLSKYTGGMTLSSREIQGAVRLVLPGELGKHAIAEGTKAVSNYVSYGNRATKSKLP; encoded by the exons ATGCCGCCGAGGCGATCCCGTAGAGTCGTCGGTTCTGTTGTCCGGACAACCACAAGAGTAGTTGAAGAAACCGTACAAGTAGCGGTTGTGGAGAAAGAGAGCCAAGATTTAACTCAAGAACCTGACATGGCAGAAACCCCCGACGGTGGCGGTGAAATGTTCCGGAGGACTGTCCCGGTGGAAGAGATTAAGGCTCATCCACAACAGCCGATAAGTCATCCTGTGTCTGAAGATTTCGAGTTGAGAAGGGCAACAGATTCGACTTCGCAGCTGACTGAGGACACCGCAGTGACTCCGGAGATGGAACCCAAGATCCGGAAAG GAAAAAAAGgtaggaggaggaggaagaagaagaaggagaagaaaagggaaattaaggaaggaaaaaggagAAGCAAAAAgagtggtggtggtggtggaagAGAGGGATATAAGAGGTATGTGTTCAAGGTGTTGAAGCAAGTTCATCCAGAGGTAGGAATTTCAGGACAAGCTATgcttattttgaataatttcatGAATGATATGTTTCAAAGACTTGCAGAAGAGGCAACCAAACTCTCCAAATATACAg gTGGAATGACCCTGTCGTCAAGGGAAATACAGGGGGCGGTGAGGTTGGTGTTACCCGGGGAGCTGGGGAAGCACGCCATTGCTGAGGGAACTAAAGCTGTGTCTAATTATGTATCCTATGGTAATAGAGCAACAAAATCCAAATTACCTTAA
- the LOC101204359 gene encoding uncharacterized protein LOC101204359 produces the protein MGAIPRWLECLLSTTFFNACPSHKQAPRSECNMFCLDCSHSSSFCFYCRSNKHHHHHVIQIRRSSYHDVVRVAEIENVLDISEVQTYVINSARVLFLNERPQPKSSTSKGGSHVCEICTRSLLDPFRFCSLGCKVIGIKTNMDSGFYLRGKNNEEVLGRRLGSKEEDEEEEEGLRVGRNEEEEEGEIYQNHTHSSHSNSRRRKGIPQRAPF, from the exons atgGGTGCAATCCCCAGATGGCTTGAATGTCTACTGTCTACAACATTTTTCAATGCCTGTCCTTCACATAAACAAGCTCCAAGAAGTGAATGCAATATGTTTTGCCTTGATTGCTCTCATTCTTCCTCCTTTTGCTTCTATTGTAGATCTAACAAACACCATCATCATCATGTCATTCAG ATTCGAAGATCTTCATACCACGACGTGGTAAGAGTGGCCGAGATAGAGAATGTCTTGGATATAAGTGAAGTTCAAACTTACGTGATAAACAGTGCAAGAGTTCTGTTTCTAAATGAGAGACCTCAACCAAAGAGCTCAACAAGTAAAGGAGGCTCTCATGTGTGTGAGATTTGTACTAGAAGTCTCTTGGATCCCTTTCGTTTTTGTTCTCTTGGTTGCAAG GTCATCGGAATAAAGACAAACATGGATTCGGGGTTTTACTTAAGAGGAAAGAATAATGAGGAAGTTCTAGGAAGAAGATTGGGATCAAAGGAAGAggatgaagaggaagaagaaggattgCGTGTAgggagaaatgaagaagaagaagaaggtgagATATACCAAAATCACACGCATTCTTCACATTCTAATTCAAGGAGGAGGAAAGGCATCCCTCAAAGAGCacctttttaa